A DNA window from Hydrogenophaga taeniospiralis contains the following coding sequences:
- a CDS encoding DUF2784 domain-containing protein, with the protein MNPISPRWAALLADALLTLHVGVVVFVVGLLPLVLIGGALGWRWVHHRGLRFTHLGLILYIAAQTWLGQLCPLTVWEQDLRRLAGQGGYREGFIEHWLSRLLYWDAPWWVFEVAYTSFAVLVAVAWWWVRPRR; encoded by the coding sequence ATGAACCCCATCAGCCCCAGGTGGGCCGCCCTGCTGGCCGACGCCCTGCTCACACTGCACGTGGGCGTGGTGGTGTTTGTGGTCGGCCTGCTGCCGCTGGTGCTCATCGGCGGCGCGCTGGGCTGGCGCTGGGTGCACCACCGCGGCCTGCGGTTCACGCACCTGGGGCTGATCCTGTACATCGCCGCGCAGACCTGGCTCGGCCAGCTCTGCCCGCTGACCGTGTGGGAACAGGACCTGCGGCGCCTGGCCGGACAAGGCGGCTACCGGGAAGGCTTCATCGAACACTGGCTCTCGCGCCTGCTGTACTGGGATGCGCCTTGGTGGGTGTTCGAGGTGGCCTACACGTCGTTTGCGGTGCTGGTGGCGGTGGCCTGGTGGTGGGTGCGGCCTCGGCGCTGA
- a CDS encoding ABC transporter substrate-binding protein gives MKARLSLIGAALALTGGTALAQSQGVSKDEIVLGSIQDLSGPIAGFGKQVRLGMMLRVDEVNEQGGVNGRKIKLLVEDSAYDPRRAVLAAQKLVNQDKIFAMVGHIGTAQNMAAMPVQFQKNVVNFFPVTAAREMYEPFHKLKYSFAAPYFDQMKIAVPKLVKDKGAKKVCTMYQDDEFGLEVKRGAEEGLKSIGMTLAEETSYKRGATDFASQMQKLQASQCDMVVLGTIIRETIGGIATAKRLGFNPTFVGSSAAYTDLIHKLGGPAMNGLYATMTVQNPYTDEASQPIRFWANKYKTKFNEDPTVFSVYGYSLVDTFLKAAGKAGPNLSTESFIKAMDTMKIPPDIFGSAEMTFSPTKRLGSNATRLSQLQENRWKVVSEYMQIDAK, from the coding sequence ATGAAAGCCAGACTCTCTTTGATCGGCGCCGCGCTGGCGCTGACCGGCGGCACCGCGTTGGCCCAGTCGCAGGGCGTGAGCAAAGACGAAATCGTGCTGGGCTCGATCCAGGACTTGTCCGGCCCCATCGCCGGCTTTGGCAAGCAGGTGCGCCTGGGCATGATGCTGCGCGTGGACGAGGTCAACGAGCAGGGCGGCGTCAACGGCCGCAAGATCAAGCTGCTGGTGGAAGACTCCGCCTACGACCCGCGCCGCGCCGTGCTGGCCGCGCAGAAGCTGGTGAACCAGGACAAGATCTTCGCCATGGTGGGCCACATCGGCACCGCGCAGAACATGGCCGCCATGCCGGTGCAGTTCCAGAAGAACGTGGTCAACTTCTTCCCCGTGACCGCCGCGCGCGAGATGTACGAGCCCTTCCACAAGCTCAAGTACAGCTTCGCCGCCCCCTACTTCGACCAGATGAAGATCGCCGTGCCCAAGCTGGTGAAAGACAAGGGCGCCAAGAAGGTCTGCACCATGTACCAGGACGACGAGTTCGGCCTGGAAGTGAAACGCGGCGCCGAAGAAGGCCTGAAGTCCATCGGCATGACCCTGGCCGAAGAAACCAGCTACAAACGCGGCGCCACCGACTTCGCCTCGCAGATGCAGAAGCTGCAGGCCAGCCAGTGCGACATGGTCGTGCTGGGCACCATCATCCGAGAGACCATCGGCGGCATCGCCACCGCCAAGCGCCTGGGCTTCAACCCCACCTTCGTCGGCTCCAGCGCGGCCTACACCGACCTGATCCACAAGCTCGGCGGCCCGGCCATGAACGGCCTGTACGCCACCATGACGGTGCAGAACCCCTACACCGACGAAGCTTCGCAGCCGATCCGCTTCTGGGCCAACAAGTACAAGACCAAGTTCAACGAAGACCCGACCGTGTTCTCCGTCTATGGCTACAGCCTGGTCGACACCTTCCTGAAAGCCGCTGGCAAGGCCGGCCCCAACCTCAGCACCGAGAGCTTCATCAAGGCCATGGACACCATGAAGATCCCGCCCGACATCTTCGGCAGCGCCGAGATGACCTTCAGCCCCACCAAGCGCCTGGGCAGCAACGCCACGCGCCTGTCGCAACTGCAGGAGAACCGCTGGAAAGTGGTCTCGGAATACATGCAGATCGACGCCAAATAA
- a CDS encoding AMP-dependent synthetase/ligase yields the protein MSYLWDLSHIRPQTEVVLPGDTIPTLFWNAVQRRGPHVWMRQKEFGIWRSWTWDQTGEAVREIAHGLMALGFAPHETASVLSNTTVEWVLADLAVLSAGGVSNGVYPTDAAEQVQFLCEDSGTTVLFVEDDEQLDKALEVRERLPRLKKIVVFDMEGLRELNDPQVISLEALRALGREHAQAHPGLLQERVAGCHPADLAVLVYTSGTTGKPKGAMHSHQGLVYTVRGYNTLIARDERDECMCFLPLCHIAERLGGEYFSLYTGAKLNFVENPETVPENVREIAPTVFTAVPRVWEKFYSGVMIALKEASALQQAAYAWAIGVGQRVAEHVMAGQEVPGGLRLQFRLARLLVLDNVRKIIGIHRARFLVTGAAPISPELVRWYLALGVPMLEVWGMTETCGAATGIPASRIKPGSIGPAASYNEVRLDALTSEILVRGPNVFMGYLNQPEKTTETFDKDGWLRTGDVGTVDEEGFFRITDRMKDIIITAGGKNITPSELENELKFSPYVTDAVVIGDQRAYLTVIIMIDQENVEKYAQDHDVPFSNYASLTRAPEVQALIQTEIDRVNKKFARVEQIKKFFLLDTQLSAEDEELTPTMKLKRKLVQQKYAPQIDAMYR from the coding sequence ATGAGCTACCTCTGGGACCTCTCCCACATCCGCCCGCAGACCGAGGTCGTGCTGCCCGGCGACACCATTCCCACGCTGTTCTGGAACGCGGTGCAGCGGCGCGGCCCCCATGTGTGGATGCGGCAGAAAGAGTTCGGCATCTGGCGCAGCTGGACCTGGGACCAGACCGGCGAAGCCGTGCGCGAGATCGCCCACGGGCTGATGGCGCTGGGCTTTGCGCCGCACGAGACGGCCTCCGTGCTCTCCAACACCACCGTGGAATGGGTGCTGGCCGATCTGGCCGTGCTGAGCGCGGGCGGAGTGTCCAACGGCGTCTACCCCACCGACGCAGCCGAGCAGGTGCAGTTCCTTTGCGAAGACTCGGGCACCACCGTGCTGTTCGTGGAAGACGACGAACAGCTCGACAAGGCGCTGGAAGTGCGCGAGCGGCTGCCCCGCCTGAAGAAGATCGTGGTGTTCGACATGGAGGGCCTGCGCGAACTGAACGACCCGCAGGTGATCAGCCTCGAAGCCCTGCGCGCCCTGGGCCGCGAACATGCCCAAGCCCACCCCGGCCTGCTGCAAGAGCGCGTGGCCGGCTGCCACCCCGCCGACCTCGCGGTCCTGGTCTACACCTCGGGCACCACGGGCAAGCCGAAAGGCGCCATGCACAGCCACCAGGGCCTGGTCTACACCGTGCGCGGCTACAACACGCTGATCGCGCGCGACGAGCGCGACGAGTGCATGTGTTTCCTGCCGCTGTGCCACATCGCCGAGCGCCTGGGTGGCGAGTATTTTTCGCTCTACACCGGCGCGAAGCTCAACTTCGTGGAGAACCCCGAGACCGTGCCCGAGAACGTGCGCGAGATCGCGCCCACGGTGTTCACCGCCGTGCCCCGCGTGTGGGAAAAGTTCTATTCGGGCGTGATGATCGCGCTCAAGGAGGCCAGCGCGCTGCAGCAGGCCGCCTACGCCTGGGCCATCGGCGTGGGCCAGCGCGTGGCCGAACACGTGATGGCGGGGCAGGAAGTGCCCGGTGGCTTGCGCCTGCAGTTCCGGCTGGCGCGCCTGCTGGTGCTGGACAACGTGCGCAAGATCATCGGCATCCACCGCGCACGCTTTCTCGTCACGGGCGCCGCGCCTATCTCGCCCGAGCTGGTGCGCTGGTACCTGGCGCTGGGCGTGCCCATGCTGGAGGTGTGGGGCATGACGGAGACCTGCGGCGCCGCCACCGGGATCCCCGCCAGCCGCATCAAGCCCGGCTCCATCGGGCCGGCCGCGTCGTACAACGAGGTGCGGCTGGACGCGCTCACCAGCGAGATCCTGGTGCGCGGCCCCAACGTGTTCATGGGCTACCTGAACCAGCCGGAAAAGACCACCGAGACCTTCGACAAAGACGGCTGGCTGCGCACCGGCGACGTGGGCACGGTCGACGAGGAAGGGTTTTTCCGCATCACCGACCGCATGAAAGACATCATCATCACCGCAGGCGGCAAGAACATCACCCCGAGCGAGCTCGAAAACGAACTGAAGTTCTCGCCCTACGTGACCGACGCGGTGGTGATCGGCGACCAGCGGGCCTACCTCACCGTGATCATCATGATCGACCAGGAGAACGTGGAAAAGTATGCGCAGGACCACGACGTGCCGTTCTCGAACTACGCCAGCCTCACCCGCGCGCCCGAGGTGCAGGCCTTGATCCAGACCGAGATCGACCGCGTGAACAAGAAATTTGCCCGCGTGGAACAGATCAAGAAGTTCTTCCTGCTCGACACCCAGCTCAGCGCCGAAGACGAAGAACTCACCCCCACCATGAAACTCAAGCGCAAACTCGTGCAACAGAAATACGCCCCGCAGATCGACGCCATGTACCGCTAG
- a CDS encoding ABC transporter ATP-binding protein codes for MTAPVTDNAVLKLLNVESAYGPIKAIRGVSLQVRRGEIATVLGSNGAGKTTILKTISGIIDPRKGSIEFKGENITAQDPAAIVQLGLSHVPEGREVFPLLSVRDNLLMGAYTRKDRDGVARDMEAVFTYFPILRERAVQDAGLLSGGQQQMLAISRALMANPDLILLDEPSLGLSPKLTKEIFEIVVRINRERGTTILLVEQNANMALNASDYGYVLENGRIVMEDTCARLREKDDIKEFYLGMKEAGVRADRRWKKKKNWR; via the coding sequence ATGACCGCGCCCGTGACCGACAACGCGGTGCTCAAGCTGCTCAACGTCGAGAGCGCCTACGGCCCCATCAAGGCGATCCGCGGTGTGAGCCTGCAGGTGCGCCGTGGCGAGATCGCCACCGTGCTGGGCTCCAACGGCGCGGGCAAGACCACCATCCTCAAGACCATCAGCGGCATCATCGACCCGCGCAAGGGCAGCATCGAGTTCAAGGGCGAGAACATCACCGCGCAGGACCCGGCCGCCATCGTGCAGCTGGGCCTGAGCCACGTGCCCGAGGGGCGCGAGGTGTTCCCGCTGCTCTCGGTGCGCGACAACCTGCTCATGGGCGCCTACACCCGCAAAGACCGCGATGGCGTGGCGCGCGACATGGAGGCGGTATTCACCTACTTCCCCATCCTGCGCGAGCGCGCCGTGCAGGACGCCGGCCTGCTCTCGGGCGGGCAGCAGCAGATGCTGGCGATCAGCCGCGCGCTGATGGCCAACCCCGACCTGATCCTGCTGGACGAACCCAGCCTGGGCCTGAGCCCGAAGCTCACCAAGGAGATCTTCGAGATCGTGGTGCGCATCAACCGCGAGCGCGGCACCACCATCCTGCTGGTCGAGCAGAACGCCAACATGGCGCTCAACGCGTCCGACTACGGCTACGTACTGGAAAACGGCCGCATCGTGATGGAAGACACCTGTGCGCGCCTGCGCGAGAAGGACGACATCAAGGAGTTCTACCTGGGGATGAAGGAAGCGGGCGTGCGCGCCGACCGGCGCTGGAAAAAGAAGAAGAACTGGAGATGA